In Clarias gariepinus isolate MV-2021 ecotype Netherlands chromosome 9, CGAR_prim_01v2, whole genome shotgun sequence, a single window of DNA contains:
- the itgb4 gene encoding integrin beta-4 isoform X1 has translation MGRWAWHLNGLFLFLTLIGHHNVNANRCVASKATSCSACVQIGFGCAYCPDEVFGFDRCDLLENLKSHGCAKAISVQSSMTRLENIKTDKNMKHSWVAPQQMKMTLLPGEEREVEMEVFEPARGPLDLYILMDFSNSMSDDLDNLKKMGDKLAELVGTLSDDYTIGFGKFVDKVTEPQTDMRPSKLKEPWTNSDSPFSFKHVITLTSNITTFRQILQKERISGNLDAPEGGFDAILQATVCQSQIGWREHSTHLLVFSTESAFHYEGDGINVLAGILPRNDEACHLDSTGQYTHDKQQDYPSVPTLVRVLVQNNIIPIFAVTNHSLSYYEKLHQYFPIAELGVLTDDSSNILNIIKSSFDSIRSKIVIQAENKPKAIGAQVFSASSREESKHGNFNIQPGEIGKFKVLLNAKTSVNDKPVCSLNTNEREGMIRVKPTTFSSALQIQTSVLCKTCDCELNPTPKASRCSGNGDLVCGTCRCYDKWLGPFCNCSSQVSSGANECKEPGTEEPCNGRGDCLCGTCLCYNPNQYEGQYCQYDRSQCHRSGGFLCNDRGRCYMGKCACDEGWTGDACECPLSNATCLDNKGGLCNGHGVCKCGRCECTYSELELGAACEPNFQAQLGMCESRRSCAQCQAWKTGEMKGEKCKSCPFTIKMVDELKDRDKVIETCEYRDEEDDCTYYYTVNYPANPTDKEHEVEVLKKKDCPPGGFLWLIPLIMFLMLLLGLLLLCCWKYCACCKACLARLCVCSPCCAMGRMVGFKEDHYMLRQSLLSSDHLDTPMVRTGPPKSTDVVRWKVKDNVHRAPNHPQNQIQPNPKEIIDFPLSLRLHRPFSDELSRPESRNTEVLRQEVEENLNNVFRQIPGTHSVQKTRFRIQRNAGKRQNNTIVDTVLSAPRSTYRDIANLTDKQVQAGNFSNMRVVPGYYTVATDREATGAVELQEGVESVDVRVPLFIKDEDDDKKQLLVEAIDVPEGIATIGKRYVNITVIKEHAKSILTFLQPSYTFARQDGVANIPISRDIIEDGRTQVTYSTRDLTAKDKKDYISVDGELTYLPGETQKNVPVKLMELGEGDTLLEKQPKQFVMDLSNPRQGAKLGKYPRTTINIADKPDPSVIMFKNSTQNFNISDALYTVPVIRTQGLENPSTVNWRTVNSPRIHHSGLVKFAPGEMEKNIVIDSRTQQISSKPESFQLELYEPSTNSLVRDRKTTLVNIVDPRGDNISKMSTVPNKASSPTGRISAPTNIEATATGPKKISLNWNPQSGAKGYKVKYWIYGDPEADAQVMDVKNTHAELTNLYPYCDYEMRVCSYNAQGDGDYSDIVQCQTLEDVPSEPGRLAFNVIGPTVTQLSWAEPAEPNGVITAYEVVYTPINEDSKPIGPDKKVKIDNPKKRMLLIENLQPSQTYCYKVRASNKVGWGPYRDATINLATQPHRPMSIPIIPDIPIVDAEAGDEYDSFLMYSNEVLRSPTASTRPSVSEYSEDQVINGKWDQGFLFPGGSGSLSRNISTSSTSYSLSPRPGGANQSMESTMTYITSKGGSMPRRHDIQMEDVILRKRSENRTYYDNDGVRDSIVMSDLTGGFSDILSGSSFSQTTTTGYSLNSHVHNRSDDISEALQNLDRVLQDTRLPRGVPETPSRLVFSALGPTALKVSWQEPHCEKPILGYCVLYQLLSGGEMKRMDITNPAQNSVVVQELLPNQSYLFKVKAQSQEGWGPEREGVITIESAVDPKSPLSPVPGSSFTLSTPSAPGPLVFTALSPETLQLSWDKPRKPNGEILGYVVTCEQLHGGGDQRSFQLSGNSDTSLTVSDLSENVPYKFKVQAQTTQGFGPEREGIITIESQDGSMGQYGSQSVMRREVFNLPSQSTSQTTHTMFTEPFITSDGMMMSSRQVTQHTEISGSVTRQVEMVQRGVTSTVTKKQYYEA, from the exons ATGGGAAGGTGGGCGTGGCACCTTAATGGgctgtttctctttctcaccCTGATTGGTCATCATAATGTCAACG CTAATCGTTGTGTAGCGAGTAAAGCCACCAGCTGTTCCGCCTGCGTGCAGATCGGGTTCGGCTGCGCATACTGTCCTGATGAG GTGTTTGGGTTTGATCGCTGCGATCTTCTGGAAAATCTGAAAAGTCACGGCTGTGCTAAAGCTATCAGCGTGCAGAGCTCCATGACCAGGTTGGAG AACATAAAGACTGATAAGAACATGAAGCACTCGTGGGTGGCTCCTCAGCAGATGAAGATGACGCTGTTACCTGGTGAGGAGCGAGAGGTGGAGATGGAGGTGTTCGAGCCGGCGCGTGGTCCACTGGACCTCTACATCCTCATGGACTTCTCCAACTCCATGTCTGACGATCTGGACAACCTCAAGAAGATGGGGGACAAGCTCg ccgAGTTGGTTGGGACGCTCTCTGATGATTACACAATAGGATTCGGCAAATTCGTTGATAAAGTCACTGAACCACAGACAGACATGAGACCATCAAA gctgAAGGAGCCGTGGACGAACAGTGACTCGCCCTTCTCCTTCAAGCACGTCATCACTCTCACCAGTAACATCACCACCTTCAGACAGATCCTGCAGAAGGAGAGAATATCTGGCAACCTGGACGCTCCTGAGGGGGGATTCGACGCCATCCTGCAGGCCACCGTCTGTCAG tctcAGATCGGGTGGAGGGAGCACAGCACGCACCTCCTAGTCTTCTCCACCGAGTCTGCTTTTCATTACGAAGGCGACGGAATAAACGTGTTGGCGGGAATTCTGCCGCGGAACGACGAGGCGTGTCACCTGGACAGTACGGGTCAGTACACACACGACAAGCAGCAGGATTACCCATCAGTCCCCACGCTGGTGCGGGTGCTTGTCCAGAACAACATCATCCCCATCTTCGCCGTCACCAACCACTCGCTCTCCTACTatgag AAACTGCATCAGTATTTCCCCATCGCTGAGCTCGGAGTGCTGACAGACGATTCCTCAAACATCCTCAACATCATCAAGAGCTCCTTCGAT AGTATCCGATCAAAGATCGTCATCCAGGCTGAGAACAAACCCAAAGCCATCGGAGCTCAAGTCTTCTCCGCGTCCTCCAGAGAGGAGTCCAAACACGGAAACTTCAACATCCAGCCGGGAGAAATC GGTAAGTTTAAAGTTCTTCTCAACGCTAAGACGAGTGTGAACGACAAGCCTGTGTGCAGCCTGAACACCAACGAGCGCGAGGGAATGATCAGGGTCAAACCCACCACGTTTAGCTCCGCCCTCCAGATACAAACCTCCGTCCTGTGTAAAACCTGCGACTGTGAGCTG AACCCGACACCTAAGGCGTCGCGGTGCAGCGGGAACGGAGACCTGGTGTGTGGAACGTGCCGCTGCTACGACAAATG GCTCGGCCCGTTCTGTAACTGCTCGTCCCAGGTGTCCTCGGGGGCGAACGAGTGCAAGGAGCCGGGGACGGAGGAGCCGTGTAACGGGAGAGGAGACTGTCTGTGTGGGACGTGTCTCTGTTACAACCCCAACCAGTACGAGGGACAGTACTGTCAGTACGACAGGTCACAGTGTCACCGCTCAGGGGGGTTCCTCTGTAACg atcGAGGCCGGTGCTATATGGGAAAGTGTGCGTGTGATGAGGGATGGACAGGAGACGCTTGTGAGTGTCCTCTTAGCAATGCAACCTGCCTGGACAACAAAGGG ggtttGTGTAACGGTCACggtgtgtgtaaatgtggaCGCTGTGAGTGTACGTACTCCGAACTGGAGCTGGGAGCAGCGTGTGAACCAAACTTCCAG gCTCAGTTGGGGATGTGTGAGAGCAGGAGGAGCTGTGCACAGTGTCAGGCCTGGAAGACCGGAGAGATGAAAGGAGAGAAGTGTAAGAGCTGTCCCTTCACCATCAAGATGGTGGATGAGCTGAAGGACA gagaTAAAGTGATCGAGACGTGTGAGTATCGTGATGAAGAAGATGACTGTACGTATTACTACACCGTGAATTATCCTGCAAATCCCACTGATAAGGAGCACGAGGTGGAGGTGCTCAAGAagaaag attgcCCTCCAGGAGGATTTCTCTGGTTGATTCCTCTCATCATGTTCCTGATGCTGTTGTTGGGTCTCTTACTGCTCTGCTGCTGGAAATACTGCGCATGCtgcaag gcgTGTCTGGCtcggctgtgtgtgtgcagcccGTGCTGTGCCATGG GTCGTATGGTGGGATTTAAAGAAGATCACTACATGCTGCGTCAGTCCTTACTGAGCTCGGACCACCTGGACACGCCGATGGTTCGGACCGGGCCGCCCAAGAGCACGGACGTGGTGCGCTGGAAAGTGAAGGACAACGTGCACCGCGCACCGAACCACCCTCAGAACCAGATCCAACCCAACCCCAAAGAAATCA tCGACTTCCCTCTCTCACTGCGGCTCCACAGACCGTTTTCTGATGAACTTTCGCGTCCTGAATCTCGCAACACTGAGGTCCTCAGACAGGAAGTGGAGGAGAAT cttaatAACGTTTTCAGGCAAATTCCCGGCACTCACTCGGTGCAGAAAACCAGATTCAG GATTCAGAGAAATGCAGGAAAGAG GCAGAACAACACAATCGTGGACACTGTCCTCTCAGCTCCTCGCTCCACCTACAGAGACATTGCTAACCTGACCGATAAACAGGTGCAGGCTGGGAACTTCAGCAACATGAGAGTAGTTCCTGGATACTACACCGTGGCCACGGACAGAG AGGCGACAGGGGCCGTGGAGCTGCAGGAGGGCGTGGAGTCTGTGGACGTTCGGGTTCCACTCTTCATCaaagatgaggatgatgataagaAACAGCTGCTGGTGGAGGCCATCGACGTTCCGGAGGGAATCGCCACCATTGGAAAACGTTACGTCAACATCACAGTGATTAAAGAACATG ctaaGAGCATTCTGACCTTCCTTCAGCCCTCATACACCTTCGCTCGGCAAGACGGTGTAGCTAACATCCCGATTAGCCGCGACATTATTGAGGACGGTCGCACTCAGGTTACCTACAGCACGCGTGACCTCACCGCCAAGGACAAGAAG GACTACATCTCAGTGGATGGAGAACTGACGTACCTGCCTGGAGAAACACAGAAGAACGTTCCTGTGAAGCTGATGGAGCTCGGGGAAGGAGACACCCTGTTGGAAAAACAGCCCAAACAGTTTGTGATGGATCTGAGTAACCCGCGTCAGGGCGCTAAACTCGGGAAATACCCACGGACCACCATCAACATCGCTGACAAGCCAG ATCCCAGTGTGATCATGTTCAAGAACAGCACTCAGAACTTCAACATATCTGATGCGCTCTACACCGTCCCTGTGATTCGCACCCAGGGGCTGGAAAATCCTTCTACTGTTAACTGGCGCACCGTGAACTCCCCCCGCATCCACCACTCCGGCCTGGTCAAGTTCGCCCCGGGAGAGATGGAAAAGAACATTGTGATCGACTCTCGTACACAGCAGATTTCCTCCAAACCAGAAAGCTTCCAGCTGGAGCTGTATGAGCCGAGCACTAATAGCCTCGTCCGAGACAGGAAGACCACCTTGGTCAACATCGTTGATCCCAGAG GAGATAACATCTCTAAAATGTCAACTGTTCCAAATAAAGCCTCATCTCCCACTGGACGAATCTCTGCTCCAACTAACATTGAAGCTACAGCTACAGGGCCCAAAAAGATCAGCCTTAACTGGAACCCTCAGTCTGGAGCCAAAGGTTATAAG GTAAAGTACTGGATCTATGGAGACCCTGAAGCAGACGCTCAGGTGATGGACGTTAAAAACACTCATGCTGAACTGACGAATCTCTACCCGTACTGCGATTATGAGATGCGTGTGTGTTCATACAATGCTCAGGGAGATGGGGACTACAGTGACATCGTGCAGTGCCAGACTCTTGAGGATG TCCCAAGTGAACCAGGTCGCCTGGCTTTCAATGTCATTGGTCCAACTGTCACTCAGCTGAGTTGGGCAGAACCAGCAGAGCCCAACGGTGTGATCACGGCGTATGAGGTTGTCTACACACCCATCAATGAGGACAGCA AACCCATTGGACCTGATAAGAAGGTGAAGATTGACAACCCCAAGAAGCGCATGCTGCTTATTGAGAATCTGCAGCCCTCACAGACTTACTGCTACAAAGTGCGCGCTAGCAACAAGGTGGGATGGGGACCGTACAGAGACGCCACCATCAATCTGGCAACACAACCTCACAGACCCATGTCCA TTCCCATTATTCCTGACATTCCCATTGTGGATGCAGAGGCAGGAGATGAGTATGACAGCTTTCTCATGTACAGTAATGAAGTTCTTCGTTCTCCCACCGCCAGCACCAGACCCAGCGTGTCTGAGTACTCTGAAG ACCAGGTCATAAATGGAAAGTGGGATCAAGGGTTCTTGTTCCCAGGTGGAAGTGGCTCCTTGTCACGCAACATCAGCACTTCTTCAACCAGCTATAGCCTCTCACCTCGCCCGGGTGGGGCCAACCAGTCAATGGAGTCCACTATGACTTACATAACCAGCAAAG GAGGATCTATGCCTCGCAGGCATGACATCCAGATGGAGGACGTGATCTTGAGAAAACGGTCCGAAAACAGAACTTATTATGATAACGACGGTGTGAGAGACTCCATCGTGATGAGTGACTTGACTGGAGGATTCTCTGACATTCTGA GCGGTTCTAGCTTCAGCCAGACTACAACTACCGGTTACAGCCTCAACTCCCACGTTCACAATCGCTCAGATGACATCAGTGAAGCTCTGCAGAACCTGGACAGGGTTCTCCAGG ACACCCGGCTGCCACGTGGGGTCCCTGAAACCCCAAGCAGGCTGGTGTTTTCAGCTCTGGGCCCCACAGCACTGAAGGTCAGCTGGCAGGAACCCCACTGTGAAAAGCCAATATTAGGATACTGTGTGCTCTACCAGCTTCTCAGTGGAG GTGAAATGAAGCGCATGGACATCACTAACCCAGCGCAGAACTCCGTGGTGGTTCAGGAGCTTCTGCCCAACCAGTCCTACCTGTTCAAGGTGAAAGCTCAAAGTCAGGAAGGCTGGGGtcctgagagagagggagtcaTCACTATCGAGTCTGCTGTCGACCCCAAGAGCCCCCTCAGCCCTGTGCCAG GTTCTTCATTCACGCTGAGCACACCCAGTGCTCCAGGTCCACTGGTGTTCACCGCTTTAAGTCCAGAGACTCTCCAGCTCAGCTGGGATAAACCACGAAAACCCAACGGCGAGATCCTGGGCTATGTGGTCACGTGTGAACAGCTGCATGGTGGAG GAGACCAGCGCTCCTTCCAGCTCAGTGGGAACTCGGACACGTCTCTGACCGTTTCTGATCTGAGCGAAAACGTGCCGTATAAATTTAAAGTCCAGGCTCAGACCACGCAGGGCTTCGGTCCGGAGAGAGAGGGCATCATCACCATCGAGTCTCAGGATg GCTCTATGGGTCAGTACGGCAGTCAGTCTGTGATGAGGAGAGAGGTGTTTAATTTGCCATCGCAGAGCACGTCACAGACAACACACACCATGTTCACTGAACCCTTCATCACCTCAG ATGGTATGATGATGTCGAGCAGACAGGTCACTCAGCACACGGAGATAAGCGGCAGTGTCACACGTCAGGTGGAGATGGTGCAGAGAGGCGTGACGTCCACCGTCACCAAGAAACAATATTATGAAGCCTGA